A genomic window from Phoenix dactylifera cultivar Barhee BC4 unplaced genomic scaffold, palm_55x_up_171113_PBpolish2nd_filt_p 000007F, whole genome shotgun sequence includes:
- the LOC103705357 gene encoding probable LRR receptor-like serine/threonine-protein kinase At2g16250: MPAASRSDQRMSSKSPCTPMRSPSLMVILFSLLFVLQRVGLARCQPLSSAVELGALYSLRSSLGLRARDWPRRADPCSAWTGVRCRSGRVFSLNISGLRRTRVARRNPRFAVDGLQNLTSLVSFNASGFRLSGPIPDWFGTRLPPSLAALDLRSAAVFGAIPYSLGGAAGLSVLSLAGNALTGDIPPTLGGLRRLTHLDLSRNVLTGSVPAALAALANLSHLDLSSNHLAGEIPPALGSLSNLKTLILSNNSLTGSVPPQLGNLSFLVSLDLSFNSLLGSLPESLFSGASRLRSVVLRRNNFSGALPDSLWSLLPVLELLDVSSNNLTGEFPNHVPVNANARDGLFNLSNNLYYGSISSGFEILFQRFKFVDLSYNYFEGTASSTNASLAMNCFQNASNQRSTAECEKFYMERGIAFDGGTVPPASSPSGNRNWRYILAGVLGGLAFILMLVSVLVLFLVRRGVHSAERRGVTANVAPSGRVAQEPPSSGASVELSSVGDAFTYEQLLQATSEFSPLNLVKHGHSGDLYYGVLEDGASVVIKKIDAQTLNREAYVMELNLFARVSHARLVPFLGHCLEKEDEKLLVYKHMPIGDLSSALHRKPGREEEGLQPLDWIKRLKIAIGVAEALCFLHHECTPPLVHRDVQASSILLDDKYEVRLGSLSEVCTQQGDGQQKVFTSMLRSSQPSEQGISGFPGATCAYDVCCFGKVLLELVTGKLGISGSDGAGMNDWLDHTLSYISLYEKELVTKIMDPNLVVDEDHLEEVWAMAIVAKSCLDPKPSKRPLARYILKALENPLKVVREESHSNSSRLRTTSSLGSWRSALFVSWRNSSSDLTSLKYSATARSQGSGGDRSFSCRRTSRDIFPEPLGLAGEFDE, translated from the exons ATGCCGGCAGCAAGCAGAAGTGACCAACGAATGAGCTCCAAATCACCATGTACTCCAATGAGGTCTCCTTCTCTGATGGtcattctcttctcccttctcttcGTCTTGCAACGTGTCGGTTTGGCTCGGTGTCAGCCATTGAGTTCTGCTGTCGAGCTGGGCGCGCTTTATAGCTTACGCTCCTCGCTCGGCCTCCGCGCCCGGGACTGGCCGCGCCGGGCCGACCCTTGCTCCGCGTGGACCGGCGTCCGCTGCCGGTCCGGCCGGGTCTTTTCACTTAACATCTCTGGCCTCCGACGGACCCGGGTCGCCCGGCGCAACCCCCGGTTCGCTGTCGACGGCCTCCAGAATCTCACTAGCCTCGTCTCTTTTAATGCCTCCGGCTTCCGCCTCTCCGGCCCCATCCCCGACTGGTTCGGCACCCGCCTCCCGCCCTCCCTCGCCGCCCTCGACCTCCGCTCCGCCGCCGTCTTCGGCGCCATCCCCTACTCCCTTGGCGGCGCCGCCGGCCTCTCCGTGCTCTCCCTCGCCGGGAACGCCCTCACCGGCGACATCCCGCCAACCCTCGGCGGCCTTCGGCGCCTCACCCACCTCGACCTCTCCCGCAACGTCCTCACCGGCTCCGTCCCGGCGGCGCTCGCCGCCCTCGCCAACCTCTCCCACCTCGACCTCTCCTccaaccacctcgccggcgaAATCCCACCGGCTCTCGGGTCGCTTTCGAACCTCAAAACCCTGATCCTCTCCAACAATAGCCTCACCGGATCGGTTCCGCCGCAGCTCGGTAATCTCTCTTTCCTCGTCTCTCTCGATCTCAGCTTCAATTCCCTCTTGGGTTCTTTGCCGGAGAGCCTCTTCTCCGGCGCCTCTCGACTCCGGTCCGTCGTACTGAGGCGCAACAACTTCTCCGGCGCTCTTCCGGATTCACTGTGGTCTCTACTGCCAGTTTTGGAGCTTCTTGATGTCTCCTCCAATAACCTCACCGGCGAATTTCCCAACCACGTGCCTGTCAATGCCAATGCCAGAGACGGATTGTTCAATCTCTCAAACAATCTTTATTACGGATCAATCTCTTCTGGATTCGAAATTCTTTTCCAAAGATTCAAATTTGTCGACCTTTCGTATAATTATTTTGAAGGAACAGCATCGAGCACGAATGCCTCTCTTGCGATGAATTGCTTCCAAAATGCTTCAAATCAGAGGAGCACAGCTGAATGTGAGAAGTTCTACATGGAAAGAGGTATCGCTTTCGATGGCGGCACTGTGCCCCCGGCCTCATCTCCATCTGGAAATAGGAATTGGAGGTACATATTGGCAGGGGTACTTGGGGGGCTAGCATTTATCCTCATGTTGGTTTCAGTTCTTGTGTTATTCTTGGTCAGAAGAGGAGTTCATTCTGCTGAACGGAGGGGCGTCACTGCCAATGTAGCTCCATCAGGAAGGGTGGCACAGGAGCCGCCCTCTTCCGGGGCCTCAGTTGAATTGTCTTCTGTGGGGGATGCCTTCACATATGAGCAGTTGCTTCAGGCGACGTCGGAGTTTAGTCCCCTGAATCTTGTCAAGCATGGGCACTCAGGGGATCTATACTATGGTGTTTTAGAGGATGGGGCTTCTGTGGTCATCAAGAAGATCGATGCGCAGACTTTGAACAGGGAAGCATATGTTATGGAGTTGAATTTATTTGCCAGGGTTTCGCATGCAAGATTGGTCCCATTCCTTGGGCACTGTTTGGAGAAAGAGGATGAGAAGCTTCTTGTATATAAGCATATGCCAATTGGGGACCTGTCTAGTGCTTTGCATAGGAAACCTGGGAGGGAAGAAGAGGGGCTACAGCctttggattggataaagaggTTGAAGATTGCAATAGGGGTGGCCGAGGCCTTATGTTTTCTTCATCATGAGTGTACTCCACCTCTGGTTCATAG AGATGTTCAAGCAAGCAGTATCCTTCTCGATGATAAATATGAAGTGCGACTTGGAAGTTTAAGTGAGGTATGCACTCAGCAAGGAGATGGCCAGCAGAAGGTGTTCACTAGCATGTTGAGATCATCACA GCCATCTGAACAAGGCATCTCTG GCTTTCCTGGTGCAACATGTGCCTATGATGTATGCTGTTTTGGGAAGGTGCTCTTGGAGTTGGTTACTGGCAAGCTTGGCATCAGTGGTTCCGACGGTGCCGGCATGAATGACTGGCTGGATCACACACTGTCTTACATCAGTTTATATGAGAAGGAGCTGGTGACCAAGATCATGGACCCAAACCTTGTTGTGGATGAAGACCACCTGGAGGAGGTGTGGGCAATGGCCATTGTGGCAAAGTCCTGCTTGGACCCAAAACCTTCCAAGCGACCTCTTGCCAGGTACATTCTGAAAGCTCTCGAGAACCCACTAAAAGTTGTGAGGGAGGAGAGCCATTCCAATTCTTCTCGGCTTAGAACTACATCGTCTCTCGGTTCATGGCGCAGTGCCTTGTTTGTAAGCTGGCGAAACAGCTCCTCAGACCTTACTAGTCTGAAATATTCAGCCACAGCAAGGTCTCAAGGGAGTGGAGGAGACCGCTCATTTTCATGCAGGAGGACGTCAAGGGATATCTTCCCTGAACCATTAGGGTTGGCAGGTGAGTTCGATGAATAG
- the LOC103705356 gene encoding ADP-ribosylation factor-like protein 2 — protein MGLLSIIRKIKRKEKEMRILMVGLDNSGKTTIVLKINGEDTSVISPTLGFNIKTIKYQKYSLNIWDVGGQKTIRSYWRNYFEQTDGLVWVVDSSDVRRLDDCRMELENLLKEERLSGASLLVFANKQDIQGALKPSEIAKVLNLDALDKTRHWEIVGCSACTGEGLLQGFDWLVQDIASRIYVLD, from the exons ATGGGCCTCCTCAGCATTATAAGGAAGATCaagaggaaagagaaggaaatgCGAATCCTCATGGT TGGGCTTGACAACTCGGGAAAGACAACAATCGTGCTGAAGATCAACGGTGAGGACACCAGCGTCATCAGCCCTACCCTGGGCTTCAACATCAAGACGATCAAGTACCAAAA GTATTCTCTTAACATATGGGATGTTGGCGGGCAGAAGACTATCAGGTCCTATTGGAGGAACTACTTTGAGCAGACTGACGGTCTGGTGTGGGTTGTCGACAGCTCTGATGTTCGGAGGCTGGACGATTGCCGGATGGAGCTGGAGAATCTCTTGAAAGAAGAG AGATTATCAGGGGCATCTTTGTTGGTCTTTGCAAATAAACAGGATATACAAGGTGCTCTCAAACCATCAGAAATAGCAAAG GTGCTAAATTTGGATGCTTTGGACAAAACTAGGCATTGGGAAATTGTGGGCTGTAGTGCCTGCACTGGGGAAGGATTGCTTCAGGGGTTTGATTGGCTGGTTCAGGACATCGCTTCTCGAATTTATGTGCTGGACTGA
- the LOC103705355 gene encoding cyclin-T1-3-like, with protein sequence MAGAGILPGDSSQHGMVESSPYRLSHDRHEEDNYTGSTWYFSRKEIEENSPSRRDGIDLKKETYLRKSYCTFLQDLGMRLKVPQVTIATAIVFCHRFFLRQSHAKNDRRTIATVCMFLAGKVEETPRPLKDVILVSYEIIHKKDPAAVQRIKQREVYEQQKELILIGERLVLATLGFDLNVHHPYKPLVEAIKKFKVAQNALAQVAWNFVNDGLRTSLCLQFKPHHIAAGAIFLAAKFLKVKLPSDGEKVWWQEFDVTPRQLEEVSNQMLELYEQNRVTQPPSHGSEAEGSSASGVNHQTPAKAPASMEESPSQSGCCQTPNTAGMQSAAPTSSLARPVPDQLYPDRQNGAQRVLQNDIKDHRNNKQRSGLHDHKMEPGLVDHRYHESGNMAEAGNSRANYGSERPVEESMLPVTGSEGPKGYSQMDAINKIDKDKVKAALEKRRKSRGDVARKVDLTDEDDLIERELEHGVELAAEDEKMKQERRHGWVKPSYRQEPPNLDHITENGFHGADKAKGNAEEGELSLDSQELHSPEPRSQKRKAASPHYHGSSAKHRVTIDDSCVVGRFERVERDHKRLRQENQV encoded by the exons ATGGCTGGGGCTGGCATATTACCAGGAGACTCTTCACAACATGGAATGGTGGAAAGTAGTCCTTATAGGTTATCTCATGACAGGCATGAGGAAGATAACTATACTGGTTCCACTTGGTATTTTAGTCGGAAGGAAATTGAAGAAAACTCGCCATCTAGGAGAGATGGCATTGATCTGAAGAAAGAGACGTATCTTCGCAAGTCTTACTGCACATTTCTGCAGGATTTGGGCATGAGACTCAAAGT ACCTCAAGTAACAATAGCCACTGCAATTGTATTTTGTCATCGTTTTTTCCTTCGCCAGTCTCATGCAAAAAATGATAGGAGG ACCATTGCTACTGTTTGCATGTTTTTGGCTGGAAAAGTTGAAGAAACCCCTCGGCCTTTAAAGGATGTTATTCTTGTTTCTTATGAAATTATCCATAAAAAGGATCCTGCTGCTGTTCAAAGAATCAAACAGAGG GAAGTCTATGAGCAACAGAAAGAACTTATTTTAATCGGAGAGCGGCTGGTACTTGCAACTCTTGGTTTTGATCTGAATGTGCATCATCCATATAAACCCCTGGTTGAAGCAATAAAGAAGTTTAAGGTTGCTCAAAATGCCCTTGCACAAGTTGCTTGGAATTTTGTCAATGATGG GCTGCGTACTTCGCTCTGCCTGCAATTTAAGCCCCACCATATTGCAGCTGGTGCCATCTTCTTGGCTGCTAAGTTTCTGAAAGTGAAGCTTCCGTCTGATGGTGAGAAGGTTTGGTGGCAGGAATTTGATGTTACCCCACGACAGTTGGAAG AGGTTAGCAATCAAATGCTGGAATTGTATGAACAAAACCGCGTGACGCAGCCACCATCCCATGGGAGTGAAGCTGAAGGGAGCTCTGCCAGTGGGGTCAATCACCAGACTCCAGCGAAAGCTCCAGCTTCTATGGAGGAGTCCCCTTCACAAAGTGGTTGCTGTCAAACACCAAACACTGCTGGGATGCAGAGTGCTGCCCCAACAAGCTCATTGGCTCGCCCTGTGCCTGATCAGTTGTACCCTGATAGGCAAAATGGGGCCCAAAGGGTTTTGCAAAATGATATCAAAGACCATCGGAACAACAAGCAAAGAAGTGGCCTTCATGACCATAAAATGGAACCTGGACTGGTGGATCATCGGTATCATGAATCAGGGAATATGGCAGAAGCTGGAAACAGCAGGGCCAATTATGGGTCTGAGCGTCCAGTAGAAGAATCCATGTTGCCTGTCACCGGCAGTGAAGGTCCCAAAGGTTACTCTCAAATGGATGCTATAAACAAGATAGACAAAGACAAGGTGAAAGCCGCTTTGGAGAAACGGAGAAAGTCTCGTGGTGATGTTGCTAGGAAAGTGGATCTGACGGATGAAGACGACCTCATTGAGAGGGAGCTGGAACATGGTGTTGAATTGGCAGCTGAAGATGAGAAGATGAAGCAGGAGAGAAGGCATGGCTGGGTAAAACCTTCCTACAGACAGGAGCCTCCGAATCTGGATCATATAACTGAGAATGGATTCCATGGAGCTGATAAGGCAAAGGGGAATGCAGAAGAAGGGGAGCTGTCACTGGATAGTCAGGAGCTCCATTCTCCAGAGCCTAGGAGCCAGAAGAGGAAAGCAGCTAGCCCACATTATCATGGGTCCTCTGCAAAGCACCGAGTTACTATCGATGATTCGTGTGTGGTGGGAAGATTTGAACGTGTTGAGAGAGATCATAAAAGGCTAAGGCAGGAAAATCAGGTCTGA